A single Pedobacter sp. PACM 27299 DNA region contains:
- a CDS encoding RagB/SusD family nutrient uptake outer membrane protein, producing the protein MKRIYILTGLMAVIAFTSCKKQLDLKPFNAVAEEQALINPSDFAAAARGMYLRMLSKGNQATYIPNDYYGGTDNFNFIASNDILSDNAISYSGGRQTGLVYQNWDYNGLSTTNFYQDGYSIIRTANAILAKIENLKDGSRADVEGQALAVRAIVHFDMLRIFGKTYTNASSTDLGIPYIKTVQLATDNPARATVKSNYDQIRDDLEKAAGLIDDLSGVKAKGRLSKAAVYGYLSRVYLYRGDWDKCVSVSSNALAINGDAGSLSEFPGIWKDATDAGVLFKLVVLDVNRLTPGTVLGQNARAEQVPAFDFYNLYKATDVRKSAYFTEKTNEDILLNYVSKYEGRASGNLNVVDIKLMRVAEVLLNRAEAYSNIPGNDGLALADLDNLRSKRYTDFRVAGERGIALQSAIALQRRLELAFEGDRFVDLKRKNLPVVRNAGYGDRADGYGRPYRKVLLPAGSDKFQLPIDQISINASNGVLIQNPN; encoded by the coding sequence ATGAAACGTATATATATATTAACGGGATTAATGGCTGTAATCGCCTTTACTTCCTGTAAAAAACAATTAGATTTAAAGCCATTCAATGCCGTAGCTGAGGAGCAAGCCTTGATCAATCCAAGCGATTTTGCAGCCGCAGCGAGGGGAATGTATTTAAGAATGCTGTCTAAAGGAAATCAGGCGACTTATATACCCAATGACTACTATGGAGGTACTGATAATTTTAATTTTATTGCTTCAAATGACATCCTTTCGGATAATGCGATCAGCTACAGTGGGGGCCGACAAACGGGCTTGGTTTATCAGAATTGGGATTACAATGGTTTATCAACTACTAATTTTTACCAGGATGGTTACAGTATCATCAGAACTGCAAATGCAATTTTAGCAAAAATCGAAAATCTTAAAGATGGTTCAAGAGCTGATGTTGAAGGGCAGGCGCTAGCAGTCAGAGCGATAGTGCATTTTGATATGCTGAGGATATTTGGTAAAACGTATACTAATGCTTCGTCCACTGATTTGGGCATTCCTTACATCAAAACAGTTCAATTGGCGACTGATAATCCTGCCAGAGCAACAGTAAAAAGTAATTATGATCAAATCAGAGATGATTTAGAAAAAGCAGCGGGCTTAATTGATGACTTGTCTGGAGTTAAGGCAAAAGGACGTTTATCCAAAGCGGCAGTTTACGGCTATTTGTCGAGGGTGTATTTATACCGTGGAGACTGGGATAAATGTGTCAGTGTAAGCAGCAATGCCTTAGCAATTAACGGTGATGCGGGTTCATTGAGCGAATTTCCCGGGATTTGGAAAGATGCGACTGATGCAGGTGTGTTGTTCAAATTAGTTGTTCTTGATGTGAATAGACTTACTCCAGGTACTGTTTTAGGACAAAATGCAAGAGCGGAGCAGGTACCTGCTTTTGACTTCTATAATTTATACAAGGCGACGGATGTTAGGAAGTCAGCCTATTTTACCGAGAAAACAAACGAAGATATTCTGCTCAATTATGTGAGTAAATACGAGGGCAGGGCCTCTGGAAATCTGAACGTGGTTGATATTAAACTTATGCGGGTTGCTGAAGTATTATTAAACAGAGCAGAAGCTTATAGCAATATCCCGGGTAATGATGGACTGGCGCTTGCCGATTTAGATAACCTGAGGTCTAAACGTTATACTGATTTTAGAGTTGCTGGGGAGCGGGGAATAGCTTTGCAGTCTGCGATTGCTTTACAAAGAAGATTGGAGCTTGCCTTTGAAGGTGATCGGTTTGTGGACTTGAAGCGTAAAAACTTACCGGTAGTTAGAAATGCAGGTTATGGTGACAGGGCAGATGGGTATGGTCGTCCGTATAGAAAAGTATTGCTTCCTGCCGGATCTGATAAATTCCAATTACCTATTGACCAGATCTCTATTAATGCTTCAAATGGGGTGTTGATTCAGAACCCAAATTAG